A window from Deltaproteobacteria bacterium encodes these proteins:
- a CDS encoding class I SAM-dependent methyltransferase, whose protein sequence is MKNNQEHIYDGWIYHLAIDMAMARVRRLIKLQIDAGSTLIDIGCGTGELLFSLADRCSRLVGVERSKGMWTYASRRASNYPRGRLQFIFGDGADLDFIPFHAFDYATVCMVFHEVTLHMRPLLLREVRRIARTTIMVDYRVPFPKRSLRARSIHLIERLAGRQHYGNFRSFLTTGGLPALVAGEKLSVLQEIPLQGNCLHLLRAE, encoded by the coding sequence ATGAAGAACAACCAGGAGCACATCTATGACGGCTGGATTTATCATCTGGCCATAGATATGGCTATGGCCAGGGTGCGTCGTCTAATAAAGCTGCAGATAGATGCTGGCAGCACTTTGATCGACATAGGCTGCGGCACCGGAGAGCTGCTATTTTCTCTGGCCGACCGGTGCAGCAGGCTTGTGGGGGTGGAGCGCTCTAAAGGCATGTGGACCTATGCCAGTAGACGAGCCAGCAACTATCCGCGAGGGCGGCTGCAGTTTATCTTTGGCGACGGGGCCGATTTGGACTTCATTCCCTTTCATGCCTTCGATTATGCCACAGTGTGTATGGTTTTCCACGAAGTGACCCTCCATATGCGCCCCCTGCTGCTTCGTGAGGTGCGGCGCATTGCACGGACCACCATCATGGTGGACTATAGAGTGCCTTTCCCAAAGAGAAGTTTGAGAGCCCGCAGCATTCACCTCATTGAGCGACTTGCCGGCAGGCAGCACTACGGCAACTTCAGAAGTTTTCTCACTACTGGAGGATTGCCTGCCCTGGTCGCAGGAGAGAAGTTGTCTGTTTTGCAGGAAATCCCTTTGCAGGGCAACTGCCTGCATCTGCTGAGAGCTGAATGA
- a CDS encoding efflux RND transporter permease subunit, whose product MNLARFSVRNPVCVNLIMICILVMGVVLYNTQMPKEIFPEFSKNQVIITTIYPGASPEEIEKNVTIKIEDAINDLDDVDDIFSISQEGRSTVKLTVSPDVKSMAKLLGDLQQKIDQISDLPEDAEDPSIREVETNYPVITVSIYGNIDLLQLKEFVEDLKDKISALPGVADVRTVGLPERELWIEVAPESLERYDLTLADIARAVRSQNFDLPGGTFPTSRGEFLVRTVGKVSESRLLNNLVLKSTPDGGRVVLGDVARIKNWFERETSLGRFNGQRAVNLTVTKTKRGDAIKVSRGVQRLVALYRTQLPATVNVGVFNDLSIYIQNRLHVLKQNGLQGLLVVFLLLFLMLNTRVALLVTLGIPVSFLGAIILMHYAGMTMNMIAMFALIVVLGLVVDDAVVIGENVYRHYEAGLSPAEAAVKGTQEVAYPVVSAVATTVAAFLPLLLMPGTLGVFLGVIPKVVTFALLVSLFEALVILPSHLAEFLPRQPKPPGPYRHRLNQWINSIVGQYGRLLERVLNWRYVFVVLALAVSLQLVLYARYHIPFVLFGQFEGSQFFVNMETPTVNSLEDTEQLVARVEAAIRSSIPESELTSMVSNVGYIFDDLENVRLGSNLAQTIVELKDLDKGRKRPIKEVIAGVRQAIEPLRSEASIQIREVSAGPGGSPIYILLSGNNRQTLRFLANQVEAFVEQFPGVHDLKDNLEAGKPELQVRLKPVAYALGLDDRQVAEQLRNAFWGAKSSKFQTATEDIDVVVKIPEKQKKRLAVLLNFKLTLPDGSKIPLTEVANVVKVAGASQIIRDNQKRAIVITGELEQNKTTTSELAAAVRQRFHDISQKYPGYSLSTERGEMKEINESLSALTSAFLLGLLLIYFILGTQFRSYLQPLIVMAAIPFGIDGVILGHIVMGKTIGIMSMIGLVALSGIVVNDSLVLVDFINKKRGSGLDRHTSIVQSGKVRFRPVVLTSVTTMGGLFFLAFLAKGQARFLSPMAIAIFYGLMASTVITLLLVPCLYAILDDVVLKCQRQSSGLRLPSAGGERSV is encoded by the coding sequence ATGAATCTGGCCCGCTTTTCAGTCAGAAATCCTGTATGCGTGAACCTGATAATGATCTGCATTCTGGTGATGGGGGTGGTTCTCTACAATACCCAGATGCCAAAGGAGATCTTCCCTGAATTCAGCAAGAATCAGGTCATCATTACCACAATCTACCCGGGCGCTTCGCCGGAAGAAATAGAAAAAAACGTCACTATCAAGATCGAAGACGCCATAAACGACCTGGACGATGTGGACGATATCTTCTCCATATCCCAGGAGGGCCGCTCCACAGTAAAATTGACGGTGTCGCCCGACGTCAAGAGCATGGCCAAGCTGCTTGGCGATCTGCAGCAGAAAATAGACCAGATTTCAGACCTGCCAGAAGACGCAGAGGATCCGAGCATTCGGGAGGTAGAGACCAATTATCCGGTAATCACGGTGTCCATCTACGGCAATATCGATTTGCTGCAGTTGAAAGAGTTTGTCGAAGATCTCAAGGATAAAATTTCAGCCTTGCCCGGGGTGGCGGATGTGCGAACCGTGGGCCTGCCCGAGCGGGAGCTCTGGATAGAGGTGGCTCCTGAGTCACTGGAGCGCTATGATCTCACCCTGGCTGACATAGCCCGGGCTGTGAGATCCCAGAATTTCGATCTTCCAGGGGGCACATTTCCGACGAGCCGGGGAGAGTTTCTGGTCCGCACCGTGGGCAAGGTTTCTGAAAGCCGTCTGTTGAACAATCTGGTGTTGAAAAGCACCCCTGATGGCGGCAGAGTGGTACTGGGAGATGTGGCCCGGATAAAGAACTGGTTCGAAAGGGAGACTTCCCTCGGCCGTTTCAATGGACAACGGGCTGTGAACCTCACTGTAACCAAGACCAAACGAGGCGATGCCATCAAGGTCTCTCGGGGCGTCCAGCGGCTGGTGGCCTTGTACCGCACTCAACTTCCCGCCACTGTTAATGTGGGGGTGTTCAATGATCTTTCCATCTATATTCAAAACAGGCTTCACGTGCTGAAGCAGAATGGACTGCAAGGTCTGCTGGTGGTCTTCCTGCTGCTTTTTCTCATGCTCAATACCAGAGTGGCACTTCTGGTCACCCTGGGAATCCCAGTTTCCTTCCTGGGGGCGATCATCCTCATGCACTATGCTGGGATGACCATGAACATGATCGCCATGTTTGCCCTGATTGTGGTGCTGGGCCTGGTGGTTGATGACGCCGTGGTGATAGGCGAGAATGTCTACCGGCATTACGAGGCAGGACTTTCCCCTGCTGAGGCGGCGGTAAAAGGAACCCAGGAGGTTGCCTACCCCGTGGTCTCCGCAGTGGCAACAACTGTAGCGGCCTTTCTGCCTCTGCTCCTTATGCCTGGAACGCTCGGAGTCTTTCTCGGGGTAATTCCCAAAGTGGTCACCTTTGCCTTGCTGGTGTCTCTCTTTGAAGCCCTGGTGATTTTGCCGTCACACCTGGCAGAATTCTTGCCCCGCCAGCCAAAGCCGCCTGGTCCATATCGCCACCGCCTCAACCAATGGATCAACAGCATCGTTGGCCAGTATGGCAGACTGCTGGAGAGGGTCCTCAACTGGCGCTATGTATTCGTTGTCCTGGCCCTGGCTGTCTCTTTACAGCTGGTGCTCTATGCCCGCTATCATATTCCATTCGTGCTCTTCGGCCAGTTTGAAGGGAGCCAGTTTTTTGTCAATATGGAGACTCCCACGGTGAACTCTCTGGAGGATACAGAACAGCTGGTTGCCAGAGTGGAGGCAGCCATCAGAAGCAGCATCCCGGAGAGCGAGCTCACTTCCATGGTGAGTAATGTGGGTTACATCTTTGATGATCTCGAGAATGTGCGGCTCGGCAGCAATCTGGCCCAGACAATCGTGGAGCTCAAGGATCTGGACAAGGGGCGCAAGCGTCCCATAAAGGAAGTGATCGCCGGGGTGAGACAGGCAATTGAACCCTTGCGCTCTGAGGCTAGCATCCAGATCCGCGAAGTCAGTGCCGGACCAGGCGGCTCTCCCATATATATTCTTCTGTCTGGAAACAACAGGCAGACACTCAGATTTCTCGCCAATCAGGTAGAGGCATTCGTGGAGCAATTTCCTGGAGTGCATGATTTGAAAGACAACCTGGAAGCAGGCAAACCTGAGTTGCAAGTTCGCCTCAAACCTGTGGCCTATGCTCTCGGACTCGATGATCGTCAAGTAGCTGAGCAATTGCGCAACGCTTTCTGGGGGGCGAAGAGCTCCAAGTTTCAGACTGCCACTGAAGACATAGATGTGGTGGTAAAAATTCCAGAAAAACAAAAGAAGCGGCTGGCCGTGTTGTTGAATTTCAAGCTGACGCTGCCGGATGGCAGCAAGATACCCCTCACTGAAGTTGCCAACGTGGTGAAAGTTGCCGGAGCCAGCCAGATCATCAGGGACAACCAGAAGCGGGCCATTGTCATCACTGGCGAGCTCGAGCAGAACAAGACTACTACCAGCGAGCTGGCGGCAGCAGTGCGACAGCGCTTCCATGATATTTCACAGAAATACCCAGGCTACTCATTGAGCACAGAGCGGGGTGAAATGAAGGAGATCAATGAATCCTTGAGTGCACTCACCTCGGCATTTCTCCTGGGGCTTCTCCTTATTTACTTCATACTAGGCACGCAGTTTCGCTCCTACCTGCAGCCTCTTATTGTCATGGCTGCCATTCCCTTTGGCATCGACGGGGTTATCCTTGGACACATAGTGATGGGAAAGACAATTGGCATCATGTCCATGATTGGTCTGGTGGCCCTGTCCGGCATCGTGGTGAATGATTCACTGGTGCTGGTAGATTTTATCAACAAGAAGAGGGGTTCAGGACTTGACCGCCACACCTCTATCGTGCAGTCAGGCAAGGTGCGCTTCAGGCCAGTGGTGCTGACTTCGGTGACTACCATGGGCGGGCTCTTTTTTCTGGCCTTCCTGGCTAAAGGTCAGGCCAGATTTCTCTCACCCATGGCCATAGCCATTTTTTATGGCCTCATGGCTTCCACGGTGATCACCCTGCTGCTGGTCCCCTGCCTGTACGCGATTCTGGACGATGTGGTGCTGAAATGCCAAAGGCAGTCCAGCGGGCTGCGACTTCCTTCTGCCGGTGGGGAGAGGTCGGTCTGA
- a CDS encoding lysophospholipid acyltransferase family protein: MKRLVGHFLADIGISRYFQWRCNTFFMSWLPFHASRTYLNLLGKIYFSLNRGEKQKIQQNLTAVMEHFRPQKQLDLVSQRALHGMFAHYHEKLFTAYGGFSRVCRFLQEHVSIKGRPLLDEALAQGRGVILVTGHYGGIEFLPSILALRGYRVTMLVRFNSRRLKQILNQHAQRVGISLLDMNQNGMTPFKALQSLKANRILITECDEFRSWRPHRHRRATFLGFSTPLDRTLDLLYRRYRSPVITGFMERRAGNRYELTLEAVDCQESGSTSGPIAERVLQVLERYIGNAPEQWYLWGEVRAILGQQIPLSGRPVADRRSGSDACRAPGGGCEGVDVRSNIDPQPSSLYHSK; this comes from the coding sequence ATGAAGCGGTTGGTGGGGCATTTTCTGGCTGACATTGGCATCAGCCGCTATTTTCAATGGCGGTGCAATACATTTTTCATGAGCTGGCTGCCGTTTCATGCAAGCAGGACTTACCTGAACTTGCTGGGGAAAATATATTTTTCCTTGAATCGTGGAGAAAAGCAAAAGATTCAGCAGAATCTCACGGCGGTAATGGAACACTTTCGCCCCCAGAAGCAACTGGACCTCGTCAGCCAGAGAGCTCTGCATGGCATGTTTGCCCATTATCACGAAAAGCTATTCACTGCTTATGGTGGTTTTTCCAGAGTTTGTCGATTCTTGCAGGAACACGTTTCTATCAAAGGCCGCCCGCTTCTGGACGAGGCCCTCGCCCAGGGCAGAGGGGTAATCCTGGTGACTGGCCATTATGGAGGGATAGAATTCTTGCCTTCTATTCTGGCACTCAGAGGCTACAGGGTCACAATGCTGGTGCGCTTCAATTCCAGGCGGCTCAAGCAAATTCTCAATCAACACGCCCAGCGCGTGGGCATCTCCTTGCTTGATATGAATCAAAACGGCATGACTCCATTCAAAGCGTTGCAGTCTTTGAAAGCCAATAGAATTTTGATCACCGAGTGCGACGAGTTCAGATCCTGGAGACCTCACCGACACAGGCGGGCAACTTTTCTGGGATTTTCGACTCCCCTGGACCGCACTCTGGACCTGCTATATCGACGCTATCGCTCTCCGGTAATCACCGGCTTCATGGAGCGGCGGGCAGGGAATCGTTATGAACTCACTTTGGAGGCTGTGGATTGTCAAGAAAGCGGTTCCACGAGTGGTCCAATAGCAGAGCGTGTTTTGCAGGTCCTGGAGAGATATATCGGCAATGCTCCGGAGCAGTGGTACCTGTGGGGCGAAGTCAGGGCTATTCTGGGGCAGCAGATTCCCCTTTCTGGCCGGCCAGTGGCAGACCGCAGAAGTGGGAGCGATGCTTGTCGAGCTCCCGGGGGTGGCTGTGAGGGCGTTGATGTACGCAGCAATATAGACCCTCAACCCTCCTCGCTCTATCATTCCAAGTAA
- a CDS encoding efflux RND transporter periplasmic adaptor subunit, whose translation MTEPNAEKRKYRKKSFIVIGIIAAVTVLASATIILRRPTVEPVRTVAPLVLPVRAVQVRQQPFQRSMTLYGSAEPLVAADVAAEIQGNIVWISPRCEPGEKVKQGEVLVRLDPALYEIALQQAEAALVEAQAGYDLQNIDNALQEQKLRQRETELRISRKELQRKKKLRERSAISSSAYDEQVSALAQMESSYLEQRARVEKSKALLARAEAEVKLAKARRAQAALDLARTEIKSPLDGVVARRFVELGNRLAVNEAAFRVVDYHTVVVEVQVPSNKLDLLRKGVEVEVRALNGELLRRGELRHLSPQADLSTRLFAAKVYVENPPGAVALLPGQFVTVVMKEKRAASSFVIPVAAIGQDNEGEYVFVVDNSSEARARKVYIKNSWQQEEVCVVHGLSEGQVVVVQGQENLVDGAPVKVISLEKVG comes from the coding sequence TTGACTGAGCCGAACGCGGAAAAAAGAAAATACAGGAAGAAGAGCTTTATTGTCATCGGCATTATCGCTGCTGTAACAGTGCTCGCTTCTGCCACGATCATCCTGAGGCGTCCTACTGTGGAGCCTGTGAGGACGGTGGCGCCGCTGGTGCTTCCTGTGCGGGCAGTGCAAGTTCGCCAGCAGCCATTTCAACGGTCAATGACTCTTTACGGCAGCGCCGAGCCCCTGGTGGCAGCAGATGTTGCTGCAGAGATACAGGGGAATATTGTCTGGATCAGTCCCAGGTGTGAACCTGGCGAGAAGGTGAAGCAGGGAGAAGTTCTTGTGCGGCTCGACCCTGCTCTCTACGAGATTGCCCTGCAGCAGGCAGAAGCTGCTCTGGTTGAGGCTCAGGCAGGTTATGACCTGCAGAATATAGACAATGCCCTGCAGGAGCAGAAGCTGAGACAAAGAGAAACAGAATTGCGCATCAGCCGCAAAGAGCTGCAGCGGAAGAAGAAGCTGCGGGAGCGTTCTGCTATTTCCTCCTCGGCATATGATGAGCAGGTTTCTGCCCTGGCGCAGATGGAGAGCAGTTATCTGGAGCAGCGAGCCCGGGTGGAAAAATCCAAGGCTTTGCTGGCCAGGGCCGAGGCAGAGGTGAAATTAGCAAAAGCAAGGCGGGCGCAGGCTGCCCTGGACCTGGCCAGGACAGAGATAAAGTCTCCCCTGGACGGCGTGGTTGCCAGGCGCTTTGTGGAGTTGGGCAACAGGCTGGCGGTAAATGAGGCCGCTTTCCGAGTTGTGGACTATCACACGGTGGTGGTGGAAGTGCAGGTTCCCTCCAACAAACTGGACTTGCTGAGAAAGGGAGTTGAAGTGGAGGTCAGGGCATTGAACGGGGAGCTGCTCAGAAGGGGCGAGCTGCGGCACCTCTCCCCGCAAGCGGACCTGAGCACACGGCTCTTTGCCGCCAAGGTTTACGTGGAGAACCCCCCCGGGGCTGTTGCTTTGCTGCCGGGGCAATTTGTCACTGTGGTCATGAAAGAGAAGAGAGCGGCATCCTCTTTTGTCATTCCGGTGGCAGCAATAGGCCAGGACAATGAGGGCGAGTATGTTTTTGTAGTTGACAATAGCAGTGAAGCTCGAGCTCGAAAGGTCTATATCAAGAACAGCTGGCAGCAGGAAGAGGTCTGTGTGGTGCACGGCCTCAGTGAAGGTCAGGTGGTGGTGGTCCAGGGCCAGGAGAATCTGGTTGATGGTGCCCCAGTAAAGGTGATCTCTCTGGAGAAGGTGGGATGA